A genomic segment from Alteribacillus bidgolensis encodes:
- the mdh gene encoding malate dehydrogenase, with the protein MAIKRRKVSVIGAGFTGATTALMTAQKELGDVVLVDIPDMEDPTKGKALDMLEATPVEGADVNVTGTSNYEDTADSDVVVITAGIARKPGMSRDDLVNTNAKIMKSVTNEIVKHSPDCYIIVLTNPADAMTYTVYKESGFPKNRVIGQSGVLDTARFRTFVAQELGFSVEDIQGFVLGGHGDDMVPLIRYSNAGGVPLTKLISQDRIDSIVERTRKGGGEIVGLLGNGSAYYAPAASLTQMVEAILKDKKRVLPTIAYLEGEYGYEDLYVGVPTVLGGDGIEKIIELDLTDEEKAEFAKSVKSVRSVMEALPKE; encoded by the coding sequence ATGGCAATTAAACGTAGAAAAGTCTCTGTTATAGGAGCTGGTTTTACCGGTGCCACAACAGCATTAATGACCGCACAAAAAGAACTTGGCGATGTTGTTTTAGTTGATATCCCTGACATGGAAGACCCAACAAAAGGGAAAGCTCTCGATATGCTCGAAGCAACTCCTGTAGAAGGAGCAGATGTGAACGTTACAGGAACTTCTAATTACGAAGATACTGCTGATTCTGATGTCGTTGTTATTACTGCTGGAATCGCAAGAAAGCCCGGTATGAGCCGTGATGACCTCGTTAATACAAACGCTAAAATCATGAAGTCAGTAACAAATGAGATTGTGAAACATTCTCCGGATTGCTACATTATCGTACTCACTAACCCTGCAGATGCGATGACTTATACGGTTTATAAAGAATCCGGTTTTCCTAAAAACCGCGTAATCGGGCAGTCAGGTGTACTAGATACTGCACGTTTCCGTACGTTTGTTGCGCAGGAGTTAGGTTTTTCAGTAGAAGATATTCAAGGATTTGTACTCGGCGGTCATGGTGATGATATGGTACCGCTTATCCGTTATTCCAATGCAGGCGGTGTACCTTTAACAAAACTTATCTCTCAAGACCGTATTGATTCGATTGTCGAACGCACGAGAAAAGGCGGCGGTGAAATCGTAGGTCTGCTAGGAAACGGCAGCGCTTATTATGCTCCGGCTGCTTCTCTTACACAAATGGTAGAAGCTATTCTTAAAGATAAAAAACGTGTTCTTCCAACAATTGCTTATTTAGAAGGGGAATACGGTTATGAAGATCTGTATGTCGGTGTTCCTACTGTGTTAGGCGGAGATGGTATAGAGAAAATCATCGAGCTGGATTTGACTGACGAGGAAAAAGCTGAATTTGCTAAATCAGTAAAGTCTGTTCGCAGTGTAATGGAAGCTCTTCCAAAAGAATAA